A single window of Hippocampus zosterae strain Florida chromosome 15, ASM2543408v3, whole genome shotgun sequence DNA harbors:
- the LOC127616064 gene encoding nicotinamide riboside kinase 2-like isoform X1 has protein sequence MKFIIGIGGVTNGGKTTLTNGLLRTLPNCCVVHQDDFFKKPDQIEVGEDGFRQWDVISALDMEAMVGTVKGWQENPVKFARSHGVSLSPEAAECDSDQKGIHILIVEGFLIYNYKPLIDVYDRCFYISLPYEECKTRRSTRTYTVPDPPGLFDGHVWPMYLKHRKQMESQCDRIEYLDGMMSKDDIYSVVFESIQNTLLNNS, from the exons ATGAAATTCATCATTGGCATTGGAGG AGTGACCAACGGTGGCAAGACCACCCTGACTAACGGACTGCTCAGGACGTTGCCCAACTGCTGCGTGGTGCACCAGGATGACTTTTTCAAG AAACCCGATCAAATAGAAGTCGGGGAGGACGGCTTTAGACAGTGGGATG TCATCTCGGCTCTGGACATGGAGGCCATGGTCGGCACAGTGAAAGGCTGGCAGGAGAACCCGGTCAAATTTGCCCGCTCCCATGGCGTCAGCCTGTCACCCGAAGCCGCGGAATGCGACTCGGACCAAAAAGGGATCCATATTCTCATCGTGGAGGGCTTCCTCATCTACAACTACAA GCCTCTCATCGACGTGTACGACAGGTGCTTCTACATTTCACTTCCTTATGAGGAGTGCAAGACGAGGAGAAG CACAAGAACATACACGGTTCCCGACCCACCTGGTCTGTTCGACGGCCATGTCTGGCCCATGTATCTGAAGCACCGTAAACAAATGGAGAGCCAGTGTGACAGAATAG AGTACCTCGATGGAATGATGTCAAAAGACGACATCTACTCTGTCGTGTTTGAAAGCATCCAGAACACCCTCCTCAACAACTCATAG
- the LOC127616064 gene encoding nicotinamide riboside kinase 2-like isoform X2 yields MEAMVGTVKGWQENPVKFARSHGVSLSPEAAECDSDQKGIHILIVEGFLIYNYKPLIDVYDRCFYISLPYEECKTRRSTRTYTVPDPPGLFDGHVWPMYLKHRKQMESQCDRIEYLDGMMSKDDIYSVVFESIQNTLLNNS; encoded by the exons ATGGAGGCCATGGTCGGCACAGTGAAAGGCTGGCAGGAGAACCCGGTCAAATTTGCCCGCTCCCATGGCGTCAGCCTGTCACCCGAAGCCGCGGAATGCGACTCGGACCAAAAAGGGATCCATATTCTCATCGTGGAGGGCTTCCTCATCTACAACTACAA GCCTCTCATCGACGTGTACGACAGGTGCTTCTACATTTCACTTCCTTATGAGGAGTGCAAGACGAGGAGAAG CACAAGAACATACACGGTTCCCGACCCACCTGGTCTGTTCGACGGCCATGTCTGGCCCATGTATCTGAAGCACCGTAAACAAATGGAGAGCCAGTGTGACAGAATAG AGTACCTCGATGGAATGATGTCAAAAGACGACATCTACTCTGTCGTGTTTGAAAGCATCCAGAACACCCTCCTCAACAACTCATAG